Genomic segment of Serinicoccus hydrothermalis:
ACGTCCTCGCCGCGCTGCGCGCGGACCCGACCCTCGATGCCGCCGGCCTCGCCTCCGTCGTCGGGGGCACCGGGCATACCGAGGGCTCCTCCCGTCCGGCCCCCACCCCGACCGAACACCCCTCCCGTCCGGACCCCACCTCCTGGCTGGAGCAGCAGCGTGACTGGATCGACGCCTGCTACGTGGGTGAGGACGCCGCCGCCATCCTGGAGCGGCTGCGTGAGCGTCCGGAGCCCGAGGCCCAGGAGGCCGCCGACCTCGTCGCCGCCCGCTCGCCGCACTCGGTGGCGGTGGCCCTGGAGGCGCTGCGCCGGGCCGCCACGATGAGCGTCGAGCAGGTGCTGGCGCAGGACCTGCGCCTCGGGCCGGTCTTCGCCTCCCACCCCGACTTCGCCGAGGGCGTGCGTGCCCAGCTGGTCGACAAGGACCGCCGGCCCCGCTGGCAGCACGAGTCGGTCGCCGACGTCCCGCGCGAGGAGGTCCTCGCCGCCTTCGGCGACCGCGCCTGACCGGCCGCGCACTTTGCGTCGACCGACCGCACCGTTTGAGTCGACCGACCGCGCACTTTGTGCCGACCGACCGCGTCGTGCGGCCAGACCGCGCAAACCGTGCGGCCAGATCGCGCAAACCGTGCGGCCAGACCGCGCAAACCGTGCGGCCAGTCGGAGCAAACCGTGCGGCCGGTCGGGAGGGGTGAGCGGTGCGGCGGGCGCGGGGGAGGGGCATACCGGCGCACGGACCTCTCGCGGGGGACACCCAGGGGCGCCCGCTAGGGTCGGGGCGTGCCGATCGTGACCCATCTCGCCCATCTCTCCGCGGGCTCCACCGGCGGGGACTCGCCGCTGCGCTGGGAGGATCTCGGACTCTCGCAGGGCATCGACCTGGGCTTCTTCACACTGCGCTACTACGCGCTCGCGTATGTCCTCGGCATCCTGCTCGGCTACTGGCACTTCACCCGGATGGCCAAGGCGCCGGGGAGCCCGATCACCCCGCGCCAGGTCGACGACCTCATCATCGGCGTCACCTTCGGCATCATCATCGGCGGCCGGCTCGGCTACGCCACGTTCTACAACCCCTCGCTGTGGACCTCGTGGGAGATCCTCATGCCGTGGAACGGCGGCATGAGCTTCCACGGCGGCCTCATCGGCGTGCTCGTCGCGATGGCGTGGTTCTGCTGGCGGCAGAAGCTGCCCGCCCTGCGGGTGACCGACTACATCGCGGTCAACGTGCCGATCGGCATGATGCTCGGCCGCATCGCGAACTTCATCAACGGTGAGCTCTGGGGGCGGCCGAGCGACGTGCCCTGGGCCATGGTCTTCCCGGGCGCCGGCGAGGAGCCGAGGCACCCGAGCCAGCTCTACGAAGCGGCGCTCGAGGGTGCGCTGCTCATCCTCGTGCTCTTCTGGCTCTTCTGGCGGACCCGGGCCCGTTGGCGGCCCGGCCTGCTCGCCGGGGTCTTCGCGATCGGCATCGGGCTGGCCCGCTTCGTCGTGGAGTTCTTCCGCGAGCCGGACGCGCAGCTCTCGGAGTTCGCCGAGGCCACCGGGCTCAACATGGGCCAGTGGCTGACCATCCCGCTGGTCGTCGCCGGCATCGTGCTGGTCATCCGGGCGCTGCGGCGGCCCGAGGTGGAGGTCCCTGAGCCCCCGCCAGAGCCGGCCGAGGCCGGGCATACCTCCGAGGAGCGGGGCGACCCCACCCCCTGACCCCAGATTTCGACTTTTGCTTTCGTCGCCATGGCGACGAAAGCAGTAGTCGAATTCGGGCAGTGCCATGCGCGCCCGGGAGGATCAGGCCGGCTCGCCGGATTTCGACCTCTCGTTCTTGTGCCATGGCGACGAAAAGCACAGTCGAATTCGGGCACGGTGGCTCGCCCGGTCGGTCAGGTCGGGTCGCCGCGCCGGGCCGCGAGGGCGCGGCGCGCCTCCTCGATCTCCTCCCACGGCACGAGCTCGGTGCCGCGCTCCATCGTCTCCTCCGGCCCC
This window contains:
- the lgt gene encoding prolipoprotein diacylglyceryl transferase; the protein is MPIVTHLAHLSAGSTGGDSPLRWEDLGLSQGIDLGFFTLRYYALAYVLGILLGYWHFTRMAKAPGSPITPRQVDDLIIGVTFGIIIGGRLGYATFYNPSLWTSWEILMPWNGGMSFHGGLIGVLVAMAWFCWRQKLPALRVTDYIAVNVPIGMMLGRIANFINGELWGRPSDVPWAMVFPGAGEEPRHPSQLYEAALEGALLILVLFWLFWRTRARWRPGLLAGVFAIGIGLARFVVEFFREPDAQLSEFAEATGLNMGQWLTIPLVVAGIVLVIRALRRPEVEVPEPPPEPAEAGHTSEERGDPTP